The Henckelia pumila isolate YLH828 chromosome 2, ASM3356847v2, whole genome shotgun sequence genome includes a window with the following:
- the LOC140883132 gene encoding F-box protein At3g07870-like: MKQTMYRSSFLLNLPSEIMINILLRIPIQTILSCKCVCKQLLHLLSTPDFAESHLPFSTPGLVIFQIGTNHNLCQIFEYEDGDELQHSNLHLSPVMKFDPSVCIGLPDVNFGIVGSVNGLLCLQEYGNQEYDALYICNPITCEYIALPRIEGVVEHPDTSEYGFGVSKISGQYKVVRNVHRHSKDPQAGPSSSTIQNHECLVYTLGTGSWRHVQPAGPPFGHYDLSRSLFLNGNLHGSVKDYYGSDDRFISCFDLESESFKPFPAFPPPPVPPVIGTLGILDDCLCFFDIRSVNDEITAIWVMKEYGVEKSWTEILLIAEVEDFPCIYYGSVVHPIKAFENGDILLNWDNHKLFYYSSKTKTCEDVDIMIQNEPDWIDAIPHTLSFLSLKEFQW; this comes from the coding sequence ATGAAGCAAACGATGTATAGAAGTTCATTCTTGCTGAATCTACCATCAGAAATCATGATCAATATTCTCTTGAGGATTCCTATCCAAACAATCCTAAGCTGCAAATGTGTTTGCAAGCAATTACTCCACCTACTCTCCACTCCTGACTTTGCCGAATCCCATCTTCCTTTTTCAACCCCTGGCCTGGTAATCTTTCAAATTGGTACAAACCACAACTTATGCCAGATATTCGAGTATGAAGACGGAGACGAGCTTCAACACAGCAATCTTCACTTAAGTCCAGTGATGAAATTTGATCCCAGCGTGTGTATAGGCTTACCTGATGTCAATTTCGGGATCGTGGGTTCGGTTAATGGTTTGCTTTGCCTACAAGAGTATGGAAACCAAGAGTATGATGCTCTATACATATGCAATCCCATCACATGTGAGTATATCGCTCTTCCAAGGATTGAAGGTGTTGTGGAACATCCTGACACTAGTGAATATGGATTCGGTGTAAGCAAGATTAGTGGGCAATACAAGGTGGTTAGGAATGTTCACAGGCATTCAAAGGATCCCCAAGCAGGGCCATCCTCGAGTACTATTCAAAACCACGAGTGTTTGGTATACACGCTTGGAACAGGGTCATGGAGACACGTTCAGCCTGCAGGCCCGCCATTCGGACATTATGATCTTTCCCGTAGtttgttcctgaatggaaatctTCATGGGTCTGTGAAAGATTATTACGGCTCTGACGACAGATTCATTTCTTGTTTCGATCTTGAATCCGAGTCGTTCAAGCCCTTTCCTGCGTTTCCACCGCCACCAGTCCCACCAGTTATCGGGACCTTGGGAATTTTGGATGATTGCTTGTGTTTTTTTGACATTCGATCGGTAAATGACGAGATTACTGCTATATGGGTGATGAAGGAATACGGGGTGGAGAAATCTTGGACTGAAATACTTTTAATTGCAGAAGTAGAAGATTTCCCCTGCATATATTATGGCTCAGTAGTTCACCCAATCAAAGCTTTTGAAAATGGTGACATATTGCTAAATTGGGACAATCACAAACTGTTCTATTACAGCAGTAAGACGAAAACTTGTGAAGATGTTGATATAATGATTCAAAATGAACCAGATTGGATCGACGCCATACCCCACACTCTGAGCTTTCTGTCACTCAAAGAATTTCAATGGTGA
- the LOC140878354 gene encoding F-box protein CPR1-like, which translates to MCTISPSLLNLPSEIIINILSRIRIKTILSCKCVCKQLLHLLSTPHFAESHLPFSTPGLLIFQSGTNHNLCQIFEYEDGTQQSSLKSTLPRIEGFVEHPDTWEYGFGVSKITGQYKVVRNVHRNSNETEPWRSCGTIQNHECLVYTLGTRSWRRLQPGPPFGHYELSRSLFLNGNLHGVVQNHCGSDERFITCFDLESESFKPFPTFPPPPVPPVVGTLGILDDCLCHVDIRSEENEITAIWVMKEYGVEKSWTEILVIEQVEEFPSSYSDLVYPIKAFKNGDILLDSNNCNLFYYSSKAKTCEDVDVIGIQNEGGWIAAIPHSLSFLSLKKFNGEKGHLVWRGNP; encoded by the exons ATGTGTACAATTAGTCCATCCTTGCTGAATCTACCATCAGAAATTATTATCAATATTCTGTCGAGGATTCGTATCAAAACAATCCTAAGCTGCAAATGTGTTTGCAAACAATTACTCCACCTACTCTCCACTCCTCACTTTGCCGAATCCCATCTTCCTTTTTCAACCCCTGGCCTGCTAATCTTTCAATCTGGTACAAACCACAACTTATGCCAGATATTCGAGTATGAAGACGGAACACAGCAATCTTCACTTAAGTCCA CTCTTCCAAGGATTGAAGGTTTCGTGGAACATCCTGACACTTGGGAGTATGGATTCGGTGTAAGCAAGATTACTGGCCAATACAAGGTTGTTAGGAATGTTCACAGGAATTCAAATGAAACTGAACCATGGCGATCTTGCGGTACTATTCAAAACCACGAGTGTTTGGTATACACACTTGGAACAAGGTCATGGAGACGCCTTCAGCCAGGCCCTCCATTTGGCCATTATGAGCTTTCCCGTAGTTTGTTCTTGAATGGAAATCTTCACGGGGTTGTACAAAATCATTGCGGCTCTGACGAGAGATTTATAACTTGTTTCGATCTCGAATCCGAATCGTTCAAGCCCTTTCCTACGTTTCCACCACCACCAGTTCCACCGGTTGTAGGAACCTTGGGAATTTTGGATGACTGCTTGTGTCATGTGGACATTAGATCCGAAGAAAACGAGATAACTGCTATATGGGTGATGAAGGAATACGGGGTGGAGAAATCTTGGACTGAAATACTTGTTATTGAACAAGTAGAAGAATTCCCTTCCTCATATTCTGACTTAGTTTACCCAATCAAAGCTTTTAAAAATGG TGACATATTGCTGGATTCCAACAATTGCAACCTGTTCTATTACAGCAGTAAGGCCAAAACTTGTGAAGATGTTGATGTAATTGGGATTCAGAATGAAGGAGGCTGGATCGCCGCCATACCTCACTCTTTGAGCTTTCTGTCACTCAAGAAATTCAATGGTGAAAAG GGACACTTGGTGTGGCGTGGCAATCCGtga
- the LOC140878355 gene encoding uncharacterized protein has product MGTRRRLDMNTPPIIPTTETPPVTTPPLVLGNRAVVQMDDSITPMEALLKRLQYFRPPYLNGKENPIDCESWLEDIDQLFESLDYSDDRRTRLVMHQFQGVAKSWWMTTKRSKENKGTVITWALFRAEFYKIFFPVSYRKDKGAEFANLRQGSMSIEDYVSKFDSLLRFAPHIADNEEAKADQFINGLHPDIFILVNTGRPDNFSDAMDQAKGVEAGLKRKRENQHQSQQQQQRHSRSREALLRARVARDSSVLDRVQDLLELCVASVEDGTPTGHYARQCPQKGFDQTQSGNTSRQSSQPGRQATAVHSFQPQQQNRQGGNQSLNQPSRPQARVFALNEDEAQAASNDVITDVLTEYRATVDYFQKVVRFRPDMADKWRFFVVREFPDVFAEEILGLPPIREIEFGIDLTTGTQPISKAPYRMAPIKLKELKEQLEDFIVKGYIRPREGITVDPSKIEAVMN; this is encoded by the exons atgggtactcgaagaaggCTAGACATGAATACTCCACCAATTATCCCTACGACAGAAACTCCACCGGTTACGACTCCTCCGTTGGTTCTGGGTAATAGAGCGGTGGTACAGATGGATGATTCGATCACGCCTATGGAAGCCTTACTGAAGAGGCTCCAATATTTTAGGCCGCCGTATTTGAATGGGAAGGAGAATCCGATCgattgcgagagttggttggaggatattgatcagctctttGAGTCTCTTGACTACTCTGATGACCGCAGAACTAGACTGGTAATGCATCAATTTCAGGGAgtggcaaagagttggtggatgacTACCAAAAGATCCAAAGAGAATAAAGGTACGGTAATTACTTGGGCACTTTTCAGAGCAGAGTTCTATAAGATATTCTTTCCGGTTTCCTATCGAAAGGATAAAGGtgccgagtttgcaaatttgaggcAAGGTAGCATGAGTATTGAGGATTATGTTTCAAAGTTTGACAGTTTGTTGAGGTTTGCTCCGCATATTGCCGACAACGAGGAGGCGAAagcagaccagttcattaatggtttgcaCCCTGACATCTTCATTCTGGTAAATACTGGGAGGccagataatttttctgatgcGATGGATCAGGCTAAGGGAGTGGAAGCGGGACTGAAGAGAAAGAGGGAGAATCAGCACCAGTCtcaacagcagcagcagaggca ttcaagaagtcgGGAAGCActtcttcgagctcgagtggctcgagatAGTTCAGTTCTAGACAGGGTTCAGGATCTTCTGGAGCTttgtgtagcaagtgtggaggacggcACTCCA ACAGGACATTATGCCAGACAGTGTCCTCAGAAAGGTTTTGACCAGACTCAGAGTGGGAATACCTCTCGACAGTCATCTCAGCCTGGTAGGCAGGCTactgcagttcactccttccaacCACAACAGCAGaaccgtcagggaggtaatcaaagTTTGAACCAACCTTCCCGACCACAGGCTAGAGTGTTTGCTCTGAACGAAGATGAGGCTCAAGCTGCATCGAATGATGTGATTACAG acGTGTTGACTGAGTACAGGGCTACCGTGGACTATTTTCAGAAGGTAGTTCGGTTCAGACCAGATATGGCAGATAAATggagattctttg tggttagggaATTCCCTGATGTGTTTGCCGAAGAAATTCTGGGATTGCCACCGATTCGGGAGATTGAATTCGGCATTGATTTGACGACAGGTACTCAGCCAATTTCGAAAGCTCCGTACCGAATGGCTCCAAtcaaattgaaagaactgaaggaGCAATTGGAAGATTTTATTGTCAAgggatacattagaccga gagagGGGATTactgttgatcccagcaagatagaaGCAGTAATGAACTAG